The genome window TTACTTACGACTCTGTTCGTTTTAGGTGGAAACTATATTTTGAGCATTTTTGGAATTAGTCTTTCCAGCTTGAAGATTGCAGGGGGCATAATACTTCTGTCGGTTGCCATTGATACGCTGATAACGGGACATAAGCCCGAAAAGGTGGAAACAGGAGATCTGATCGTGGTTCCAATTGCTACCCCTCTAATAGTTGGTCCTGGGACAATGACTACTTTGATACTCCTCAGTGGGCTGAAAGGAATAGCAGCCACACTGCTATCCTCCTTCTTAGCATGCTTTCTAGTATACCTCACTCTATTGGCATCAACCTTCCTATCAAGATTACTGGGTCCTACATTTGTGAATGGATTGGGAAAGTTCATGTCGCTGATAATTGCTTCATTTGCTATAGAGATGCTATTGGGTGGACTGCAGAGCTATTTTCCCAAATTTTTTCAATAGTACTTGGTGAAGTTGGAAAATAATTTATTTATGCGAGTAGAAATTGAAAAAGCTAAATATAACTTAAATTGAACATAAAGAGATGATGATGACCGTTGAGGGAAGAAAAAGGTTGTGTGGGGAGTATTTGCTGTCGATATATTCGCAGTGAAGAAAGCATAGAGAAGAATTACTTAGTTCTCCTCCATGGATATACGTTCAATAGCTTAGTTTGGAAAGAAATTGGACTTCTGCAGAAATTGGAAGAGGAGAGAATTCCATTTTTCGCACTTGACATGCCATATGCTACAAGAAGCGAATGCACTAGAAGAACTACAGATGCGCTAATGAACTTAACCTTTTTGGAGGATTCCATTGAGAAGCATCTGGGAGGAGTAGGTGCACCAATATTATTGGGTGCCAGCATGGGAGGCTATTTTGCTATCCTGTATGCTGAGGAGAGACCTGCTAGGGGGCTTATTCTTGTTGGTCCGGTTGGAACTGAGGAGGAAAAGGTGAGAATGAAAATCGGCAAAATCGATAGTCCAGTATATATAATACTCGGAGACAAAGATACAATAATTGATTTTGAATCGATAAAATCCTTTGCTTCTCTCGCAAAGAGATCGAAAATTGTTATTTATGAATCCTCAGGACATCCTGCCTATCTCTATCAGAAAGACAGATTCATTAAGGATGTAATTTCCTTCTATAGAAAGAACAGCTATAGAGAGAGCTCAGCTGCTGAGAGATCTGAAGATTTCTTCCCTTAGCTTGTAGTCCTCCTCGGATGCCTTGGATATTATCACACCAGCATGCACTACAACATAATCCCCAACCTCTACATCCTCAAACGAAGCATCGGCTTGTACAATGGCTCCTCCTCCTATGTCCACCTTTGCGATCTTCTCCTTTTCATCCTTGCTGATAACCCTGCCTATTATTCCAAGACACATCTTTGTTCCACCTCAGCATATTCTCGGCACAATAATTCCGGAAGGGGGATCCAGAATCCTGAGCCCCCCTATTCTAGTTCTAAGCAGGACTTCGCTTCCCTTCCCAGTAACTTCTCCTATGATTTCAGCTTCCGGGAATCCGCTCCTTCTCATCTCCTCTAGGAAGATCTCCGCTATCGAGGATTCTACAGCTATCACTGCTCTACCCTCACTTGCAAGTGAAAGAGGATCTATTCCGAGCAAATCCGAAATGCCTTTTACCCATGGTTTAATGGGAATCTTTTCCTCCATGACCACGATTCTCACTCCATTCAGCTCTGACCAATCGTTTAAAACCATTGAGAGCCCCCCTCTTGTTGGATCTCTAGCAGCGTGCACAAAGCTTCCGAATTTTTCAAATAGGGGGAGCAGGCTCATAAGAGGAAGAACGTCGCTCTTAGCATCCTCATTCAGCTCAAGGCCAAACTGATGTGCAGCTATCACAGCACCGTGTTCACCAATGCCTCCAGTCAATATGATTTTGTCCCCTATTTTTATTCTGTCATCAGTGATGGGTCTCTTTGTCAATCCTATTCCTGCTGTAGTTATTGTAAATCCGGAAATTTGACCTCTAGGCATTACTTTGAAATCTCCTCCAACAATCGCTACTCCAAGAGATTTGCTCTCTCTTATCATATCATCAGCAGCCTTTTTGAGGAGATCTATTTCAGTTCCTTCCTCTGCTACTATGGCATCGAGTATGGCTAGTGGGGTAGCACCAGAAACCACCAAATCGTTCACTGTTCCATCCACAGCTAGCTTTCCAATGCTGCCACCTTTGAAAAAGATTGGCTGTATTGTAAAAGAATCTATTGTTATAGCTAAATAGAGATCTTCATTGATCCTTATGAAGCCTGAATCATCCATTATATCTAGGCCGATTATTCCTTTGGTTCTCCATGTTTTTGCAAGGGATATTGCCTCAGAAAGCAGATCTCTCACTAGTTTTTCTGTTTCTATGCCACCTGCTCCATCTGCCAGCGTGATATTTGATTTCTTCAGCATGATTCTACTCCTCAAAATACACAAGAAAAATTAGGCTATACTCGTTAAAAAATCAAATGTGTGAGGAGCTTTGCTGGAAAGCGCTCTAAGCGAGATTCGAAAAATTGCTGAAAAATTGGGAAAAACCAAGATAATGAGCTTTTGTGGCACACATGAGCACACTATCGCTTCGAGCGGATTGAGAGCTGTTTTACCGGGCGAAGTGGAGCTAATACCTGGGCCAGGATGTCCTGTTTGCGTTACACCTGCCAGCATAGTTGATGAAGCCATAAGGCTTTCTTTGGAAGGAGTTGAAGTAATAACTTTTGGGGATGCTT of Fervidicoccaceae archaeon contains these proteins:
- a CDS encoding MarC family protein; protein product: MQISQDSIIPIVVQLYAVMNPLVAIPKFLEVVESTEGSFFRMVNRVFFAILLLTTLFVLGGNYILSIFGISLSSLKIAGGIILLSVAIDTLITGHKPEKVETGDLIVVPIATPLIVGPGTMTTLILLSGLKGIAATLLSSFLACFLVYLTLLASTFLSRLLGPTFVNGLGKFMSLIIASFAIEMLLGGLQSYFPKFFQ
- a CDS encoding alpha/beta hydrolase, encoding MREEKGCVGSICCRYIRSEESIEKNYLVLLHGYTFNSLVWKEIGLLQKLEEERIPFFALDMPYATRSECTRRTTDALMNLTFLEDSIEKHLGGVGAPILLGASMGGYFAILYAEERPARGLILVGPVGTEEEKVRMKIGKIDSPVYIILGDKDTIIDFESIKSFASLAKRSKIVIYESSGHPAYLYQKDRFIKDVISFYRKNSYRESSAAERSEDFFP
- a CDS encoding HypC/HybG/HupF family hydrogenase formation chaperone; this encodes MCLGIIGRVISKDEKEKIAKVDIGGGAIVQADASFEDVEVGDYVVVHAGVIISKASEEDYKLREEIFRSLSS
- the hypE gene encoding hydrogenase expression/formation protein HypE — its product is MLKKSNITLADGAGGIETEKLVRDLLSEAISLAKTWRTKGIIGLDIMDDSGFIRINEDLYLAITIDSFTIQPIFFKGGSIGKLAVDGTVNDLVVSGATPLAILDAIVAEEGTEIDLLKKAADDMIRESKSLGVAIVGGDFKVMPRGQISGFTITTAGIGLTKRPITDDRIKIGDKIILTGGIGEHGAVIAAHQFGLELNEDAKSDVLPLMSLLPLFEKFGSFVHAARDPTRGGLSMVLNDWSELNGVRIVVMEEKIPIKPWVKGISDLLGIDPLSLASEGRAVIAVESSIAEIFLEEMRRSGFPEAEIIGEVTGKGSEVLLRTRIGGLRILDPPSGIIVPRIC